The Clostridium chauvoei genome has a window encoding:
- a CDS encoding DUF1819 family protein: MEYKSTIKSRPYLYKETKKASSLINKGIDADCIKEKSLQDNIFQLESEARKKEVASIITTRLKDLDKQIIYSIENSNIETSKVLVLYAILKTDRLFFEFINEVYKEKILLKDLFIKDKDFNVFFQNKREQSEKVASWSEYTFKKLKQVYIRILFESGLIVNQKGDREIKIPIIESEVKDYLYSIGDSVYLNAILGIMNY, from the coding sequence ATGGAATACAAATCTACAATTAAGTCTAGACCGTATTTATACAAAGAGACTAAAAAGGCTTCAAGCCTTATAAATAAAGGAATAGATGCTGATTGCATAAAAGAAAAATCATTACAAGATAATATTTTTCAATTAGAAAGTGAAGCCAGAAAGAAGGAAGTTGCATCAATAATTACTACTAGATTAAAAGATTTAGATAAGCAAATTATCTATAGTATTGAAAATAGTAATATTGAAACATCAAAGGTTTTAGTTTTATATGCAATATTAAAAACAGATAGATTGTTTTTTGAGTTTATTAACGAGGTTTATAAGGAAAAGATATTGTTAAAGGATTTATTTATAAAAGATAAGGATTTCAATGTGTTTTTTCAAAATAAGAGAGAGCAAAGTGAAAAGGTTGCATCATGGTCAGAGTACACTTTTAAGAAATTAAAACAAGTTTACATAAGAATTCTTTTTGAAAGTGGACTTATAGTTAATCAAAAAGGTGATAGAGAAATTAAAATTCCTATAATTGAAAGTGAAGTAAAGGACTATTTATATAGTATTGGGGATAGTGTTTATTTAAATGCAATACTTGGAATAATGAATTATTAA
- a CDS encoding molybdopterin-dependent oxidoreductase: MRILSHGCTLDCADACKFNIYVDDNQIIKIEGDKNHPYTKGFICKKGRAHLDRLNHKDRIKTPLLKIDGEWKEITFEEAIGIMEEMLNHYKSRYSSRSVFYHEQYGSGSILKSIGEVFFNFYGGVTKGKGGPCWSAGIKAQKCDFGDVRSHSLEDMINSKNIFIWGKNPAYTTIHTMQMIKRAKNNGSKIIVIDPICTATAKMADKYVKIKPGSDEALALAMGKIIIEDKLYDEEFIEKYIKDFHKYKTYLDSLDIDKLCSKCNLTLEEVKELSYLYSSKYSTILVGYGVQKYKNGGSTIRFIDALGAITGQIGFSGGGINYANKVYSDILNGDPYESSLYGKDRLFYVSHISDFINYSLNETTYYEEDIYKPKETITDKENLTISSTPIKMAVIVKSNLLNQFPNLKELEKAFSRIEFKVCFDMFMTDTAKACDLFIPCTNTLESEDIIYSSMTNPYITYNEKAVEPIEELMDEYYFFRELAKKMNFKSYPYIDKKKYLEKVIEPLKEYNKDITLETLKKNPITIHKEIPWEDKKFLTPSGKFEIYYKNDFEEIKEEKSKFRLLTNHHRDSISSQHLMDEEGISKAYINEDMADKLEIKNGEIVRLESTNGSIEVEININNDIYDYVVMMYVGWWKKHGNPNFLTSSGISDIGGQITYNESFVTLVKL; this comes from the coding sequence ATGAGAATTTTAAGTCATGGATGTACATTAGATTGTGCAGATGCCTGTAAATTTAATATATATGTTGATGACAACCAAATAATTAAAATAGAAGGAGATAAAAATCATCCATATACAAAAGGCTTTATATGCAAAAAAGGAAGAGCTCATTTAGATAGATTAAATCATAAAGATAGAATAAAAACACCACTTTTAAAAATTGATGGAGAATGGAAAGAAATTACCTTTGAAGAAGCTATAGGAATAATGGAAGAAATGCTAAATCATTATAAAAGTAGATATTCTTCTAGATCTGTATTTTATCATGAACAATATGGAAGCGGATCTATTCTTAAAAGTATAGGAGAGGTTTTCTTTAATTTTTATGGTGGAGTTACCAAGGGGAAAGGTGGTCCTTGCTGGAGTGCTGGGATAAAAGCACAAAAATGTGACTTTGGAGATGTTAGAAGTCATTCTTTAGAAGATATGATAAATAGCAAAAACATATTTATATGGGGAAAGAACCCAGCATATACAACTATACATACAATGCAAATGATAAAAAGAGCAAAAAATAATGGTAGCAAAATAATAGTTATAGATCCTATTTGTACAGCTACAGCAAAAATGGCAGATAAATATGTAAAAATAAAGCCAGGTAGTGATGAGGCATTAGCTCTTGCTATGGGAAAAATAATTATAGAAGATAAACTTTACGATGAAGAATTTATAGAAAAATACATTAAAGATTTTCACAAGTATAAAACTTATTTAGATTCTTTAGATATAGATAAACTATGTAGTAAATGTAATCTAACATTAGAAGAAGTTAAAGAACTTTCATATTTATATAGTTCAAAATATTCAACTATTTTAGTGGGTTATGGAGTGCAAAAATATAAAAATGGAGGAAGCACAATTAGGTTTATTGATGCTTTAGGAGCTATAACAGGACAAATAGGTTTTAGTGGTGGAGGGATAAATTATGCAAATAAAGTTTATTCAGACATATTAAATGGAGATCCATATGAAAGTAGCTTATATGGTAAAGATAGATTATTTTATGTAAGTCATATAAGTGATTTTATTAATTATTCTTTAAATGAAACTACATATTATGAAGAAGATATTTATAAACCAAAAGAAACTATAACTGATAAGGAAAATTTAACAATTAGTAGTACTCCTATTAAGATGGCAGTTATAGTTAAAAGTAATTTGTTAAATCAGTTTCCAAATCTTAAAGAACTAGAAAAAGCTTTTTCAAGAATAGAATTTAAAGTATGCTTTGATATGTTTATGACAGATACAGCTAAAGCCTGCGACTTATTTATTCCATGTACAAATACTTTAGAAAGCGAAGACATAATATATAGCTCAATGACTAATCCATACATAACATATAATGAAAAAGCAGTAGAACCTATTGAAGAATTAATGGACGAATATTACTTCTTTAGAGAATTAGCTAAAAAAATGAACTTTAAAAGTTATCCTTACATAGATAAGAAAAAATATTTAGAAAAAGTTATAGAGCCTTTAAAAGAATACAATAAAGATATAACTTTAGAAACTCTAAAGAAAAATCCAATTACTATACATAAAGAAATTCCTTGGGAAGACAAAAAGTTTTTAACTCCATCAGGAAAATTTGAAATATATTATAAAAATGACTTTGAAGAAATTAAAGAGGAAAAAAGTAAATTTAGACTTTTAACTAATCATCATAGAGATTCCATATCTAGCCAACATTTAATGGATGAGGAAGGTATATCAAAAGCATACATAAATGAAGATATGGCTGATAAATTAGAAATTAAAAATGGTGAGATAGTTAGATTAGAATCAACAAATGGAAGTATAGAAGTAGAAATAAATATAAACAATGATATTTATGATTACGTAGTTATGATGTATGTAGGTTGGTGGAAAAAGCATGGAAATCCTAATTTTCTTACAAGTAGTGGAATATCTGATATAGGTGGTCAAATAACATATAATGAATCTTTTGTAACATTAGTTAAGTTGTAA
- a CDS encoding HI0074 family nucleotidyltransferase substrate-binding subunit encodes MSGILDKYDESINSTYNYTYRMLMNLKNIKEKYINLNKVDEITLEVYRDSIIKKYETLEELTWKLLSKIFKADGLDINSPRGCYKQAFKEGLIEDMIVWNNILLARNSTAHIYDETDYEAIKNDILNKYMDAIESLLKKISTERL; translated from the coding sequence ATGAGTGGAATTTTAGATAAATACGATGAATCAATTAATTCAACTTATAATTATACTTATAGAATGCTTATGAATTTAAAAAATATAAAAGAAAAGTATATAAATTTAAATAAAGTAGACGAGATAACACTTGAAGTTTATAGAGACTCTATTATAAAAAAATATGAGACTTTAGAGGAATTAACATGGAAACTTCTATCTAAAATATTTAAAGCAGATGGATTAGATATAAATAGTCCTAGAGGATGCTATAAACAAGCATTTAAAGAAGGTTTAATAGAAGATATGATTGTTTGGAATAATATTTTACTTGCTAGAAATTCTACAGCGCATATTTATGATGAAACTGATTATGAAGCTATAAAGAATGATATTTTAAATAAATATATGGATGCAATAGAAAGTCTTTTAAAGAAAATATCAACGGAGAGATTATAA
- a CDS encoding nucleotidyltransferase domain-containing protein has protein sequence MFGIEERVYNNLLKYFKENTYIKRVLIFGSRAKGNHKYNSDIDLGILCEKSYRGVIVEDIDEIIGVYSCDIVFLDSMNEQIKFQIDRDGIEIYNG, from the coding sequence ATGTTTGGAATAGAAGAAAGGGTATACAATAATTTATTAAAATATTTTAAAGAGAATACTTATATAAAAAGAGTTCTTATATTTGGTTCAAGAGCTAAAGGGAACCATAAATATAATTCTGATATAGACCTTGGAATTTTGTGTGAAAAAAGCTATAGAGGGGTTATTGTAGAAGATATAGATGAAATTATAGGGGTTTATTCTTGTGATATTGTTTTTCTAGATAGTATGAATGAACAGATAAAGTTTCAGATAGATAGAGATGGAATTGAAATATATAATGGTTAA
- a CDS encoding DUF1788 domain-containing protein — translation MKDIYQRLDEILPKIVEPDFRKNKGLGNEIGFYVFDYNPEEELLVRDRVKFIKEKAKSAYGLNIVEFDLYEIIIETLIEFGYLERCFKMEQAKGSEHVLLKAIKTCLKITEDDDMFLEYIGSRLNGADIVFLTGIGKAWPIIRSHTILNNLHRIVEEQPLVMFFSGTYDGGTLMLFNQLKDDNYYRAFQLIDKY, via the coding sequence GTGAAAGATATATATCAAAGATTGGATGAGATATTACCTAAGATAGTCGAACCTGATTTTAGAAAAAACAAGGGCTTAGGTAATGAAATTGGATTTTATGTATTTGATTATAATCCAGAGGAAGAGTTATTAGTTAGAGATAGAGTTAAATTTATAAAAGAAAAAGCTAAATCAGCCTATGGGTTAAATATTGTTGAATTTGACTTATATGAAATTATAATCGAAACATTAATTGAGTTTGGATATTTAGAACGCTGTTTTAAAATGGAACAGGCTAAAGGTAGTGAACATGTACTTTTAAAGGCAATAAAAACATGTTTAAAAATTACTGAAGATGATGATATGTTTTTAGAGTACATTGGATCAAGGCTTAATGGTGCAGATATAGTATTTTTAACTGGTATTGGTAAAGCATGGCCCATAATAAGGTCACATACTATATTAAATAATCTTCATAGAATTGTTGAGGAACAACCATTAGTAATGTTTTTCTCAGGTACATATGATGGGGGAACGCTTATGTTATTTAATCAATTAAAAGATGATAATTATTATAGAGCATTTCAATTAATAGACAAATATTAA
- the brxC gene encoding BREX system P-loop protein BrxC — MDIKLKSMFYKPIDRDIKGVIKVGQADDENIKQELEEYVVTGELNKHIDRFFEAYKTGIIGNTDKNGVWISGFFGSGKSHFLKILSYLLKNKSIEGKNAINYFDDKGLDSFILANMKAAGDVSSDVILFNIDSKSDSKSKLNKDAIVNVFNKVFNEMQGFCGTMPWLADLERQMAKDGVYENFKEKFKEISGGEWEKCRSNFYFEEDAIVEALAETTRMSVDAARNWYNKAENNYSLSIDDFANKVKEYCDSKGKNHHVVFLVDEIGQYIGDNTQLMLNLQIVVEDLGTKCQGKCWVIVTSQEGLDEFTKVKGNDFSKIQGRFNTRLSLSSANVDEVIKKRILRKTEGAESHLKALYEQKESIIKNLLTFTSDTAEMKLYKNSEDFAEVYPFIPYQFNLLQSAFNGVREHGASGKSLSKGERSLLGAYQQVAVDYVENDSNILVPFSAFYKTIETFLDSSIRSVIMNAEKNDRLDEFDVEVLKLLFLVKYVKEIKANINNLATLLVDNIDASHRDLTFKVQESLKNLIRETLVQENGEEYVFLTNDEQDVNKEIKNMNVDNGEVIQKVGEIIFDDIYKDNKYNYSKKYMFTFNKIVDDRTRGPQNNEIGVRITTANFDLIGGGGTSQSELKQLSIRENNVIVNISRYDNFLDEIRNVLKIDAYLRLKGGSKSTSTIEDIKTKKSREREDRLKRAKLLIEEAVRTAEIYVNGSLLDIKEKGAVDRVNEGLKALIDSKYNKLNYIKEFKETTKDLFDIIDAKLVKMTMIDVAPNRLAIDEIKTHIETSTSRNLQVTVKSVISKFSNAPYGWKEIDIQGVIVTLFKKQDIKVVLNNEVLSPNNREVVNYVTKRDYVDRVILKTREKVPTKYIEALKDLNKDLFGFSSMPSDEDGIMSLFKEHSRTELHRIEVMLNNFNITSRYPGEDILKKGRELFKDIIEVKDTLEFFKKVYDLEDDFLDYVDKIDNIKGFFFKKENGTIDTSSKGEQRLIFDSAIETLKNYDENKEYIVNDEIKEIVEEIKIILRMKEPYSKIPTIPLLIEKYNNKILSLLEEESIPVLGFIQTCKKEVIETLENYNLKNKFFNGINEEFNNLTTRTEKANSFAVLSSMSDLSEKLKLKWIKEIVAEDERQRRLKAKEIELANNIKDPSGAIEGNDTGYVAEPVKSEPEVVIKTKTLSMRELVRGQKVIKNTTDIDEVVEALRKKLEEELEQDTIISLI; from the coding sequence ATGGACATAAAATTAAAATCAATGTTTTATAAACCAATTGATAGAGATATTAAAGGGGTAATTAAAGTAGGTCAGGCTGATGATGAAAATATTAAGCAAGAACTAGAAGAATATGTTGTAACGGGAGAGTTAAATAAACATATAGATAGGTTCTTTGAAGCTTATAAGACAGGTATTATAGGAAATACTGATAAGAATGGAGTTTGGATTTCAGGATTCTTTGGAAGTGGTAAGTCACATTTCTTAAAGATATTATCTTATCTACTAAAAAATAAAAGTATAGAAGGAAAAAACGCTATTAATTATTTTGACGATAAGGGATTAGATAGTTTTATATTAGCAAATATGAAAGCAGCAGGAGATGTTTCAAGTGATGTAATTCTATTTAATATAGATTCCAAATCGGATTCTAAAAGTAAATTAAATAAAGATGCAATAGTTAATGTATTTAATAAAGTTTTCAATGAAATGCAAGGCTTTTGTGGAACTATGCCTTGGCTTGCAGACCTAGAAAGACAAATGGCTAAGGATGGAGTTTATGAAAACTTTAAAGAAAAGTTTAAAGAGATAAGTGGTGGAGAATGGGAGAAGTGCAGATCTAATTTCTACTTTGAGGAAGATGCAATTGTAGAAGCATTAGCAGAGACTACAAGGATGAGTGTTGATGCTGCAAGAAATTGGTACAATAAGGCTGAAAATAATTATTCTTTAAGTATAGATGATTTTGCTAATAAAGTTAAAGAATACTGTGATTCTAAGGGAAAGAATCACCATGTTGTATTTTTGGTGGATGAAATTGGACAATATATTGGAGATAATACTCAACTTATGCTTAATCTTCAAATAGTTGTTGAGGATTTAGGTACTAAATGCCAAGGTAAATGTTGGGTTATAGTAACTTCACAAGAAGGATTAGACGAATTTACAAAGGTAAAAGGAAATGACTTCTCTAAGATTCAAGGTAGATTTAATACAAGATTATCTTTATCATCAGCAAATGTTGATGAAGTTATTAAGAAACGTATACTTAGAAAAACAGAAGGTGCTGAAAGTCATTTAAAGGCATTATATGAGCAAAAAGAATCAATAATAAAGAACCTATTAACTTTCACTTCAGATACAGCAGAAATGAAGTTATATAAGAATAGTGAGGATTTTGCAGAAGTATATCCTTTTATACCTTATCAATTTAATTTATTACAGTCAGCCTTTAATGGTGTAAGAGAACATGGTGCATCAGGGAAGAGTTTATCTAAGGGAGAAAGATCTCTTTTAGGTGCTTATCAACAAGTTGCAGTAGATTATGTGGAAAATGATTCTAATATATTAGTTCCTTTTTCAGCATTTTATAAAACTATAGAAACTTTCCTAGATTCATCAATAAGGTCTGTTATCATGAATGCAGAAAAAAATGATAGATTAGATGAATTTGATGTTGAAGTATTAAAGTTGCTATTCTTAGTTAAATACGTAAAGGAAATTAAAGCAAACATTAATAACCTAGCGACTTTATTAGTTGATAATATAGATGCATCTCATAGAGATTTAACATTTAAAGTTCAAGAGTCATTAAAGAATTTAATAAGAGAAACATTAGTACAAGAGAATGGGGAAGAGTATGTATTCCTTACTAATGATGAACAGGATGTTAATAAAGAAATAAAAAATATGAATGTAGATAATGGGGAAGTTATACAAAAGGTTGGAGAAATTATCTTTGATGATATTTATAAAGATAATAAATATAACTACTCTAAAAAATATATGTTTACATTTAATAAGATAGTTGATGATAGAACAAGAGGCCCACAAAATAATGAAATAGGGGTTAGAATAACAACTGCTAACTTTGATTTAATAGGTGGAGGAGGAACTTCCCAAAGTGAATTAAAACAACTATCTATTAGAGAAAACAATGTAATAGTTAATATTTCAAGATATGATAATTTTTTAGATGAAATAAGAAATGTATTAAAAATAGATGCATATTTAAGATTAAAAGGTGGCTCAAAATCAACATCTACTATAGAAGATATAAAAACTAAGAAAAGTAGAGAAAGAGAAGACAGGCTAAAGAGGGCAAAACTTTTAATTGAAGAAGCAGTAAGAACAGCAGAAATATATGTAAATGGAAGCCTTTTAGATATAAAAGAAAAGGGTGCTGTAGATAGGGTTAATGAAGGGTTAAAAGCCCTAATAGATTCTAAATATAATAAGTTAAATTATATAAAGGAATTTAAAGAAACTACAAAGGATTTATTTGATATTATAGATGCTAAGTTAGTTAAAATGACTATGATAGATGTTGCTCCTAACAGACTTGCAATAGATGAAATAAAAACACATATAGAAACAAGTACATCAAGAAATCTTCAAGTAACGGTTAAAAGTGTTATAAGCAAATTTTCAAATGCTCCATATGGGTGGAAAGAGATAGACATTCAAGGAGTAATAGTAACTTTATTTAAAAAGCAAGATATAAAGGTTGTTTTAAATAATGAGGTATTATCACCAAATAATAGAGAAGTTGTTAATTATGTTACTAAGAGAGATTATGTAGATAGGGTTATTTTAAAGACTAGAGAAAAAGTTCCAACTAAGTATATAGAAGCATTAAAGGATTTAAATAAAGATTTATTTGGGTTTTCCTCTATGCCAAGTGATGAAGATGGAATAATGAGTTTATTCAAAGAGCATAGCAGAACAGAATTGCACAGAATAGAAGTAATGTTAAATAACTTTAATATAACAAGTAGATATCCTGGAGAAGATATATTAAAGAAAGGCAGAGAACTATTTAAAGATATTATAGAAGTTAAGGATACCTTAGAATTCTTTAAGAAAGTATATGACTTAGAAGATGATTTCTTAGACTATGTAGATAAGATTGATAATATAAAGGGGTTCTTCTTTAAGAAAGAAAATGGAACTATTGATACTTCTTCTAAGGGAGAACAAAGATTAATATTCGATAGTGCAATAGAAACGTTAAAAAATTATGATGAAAATAAAGAATATATAGTAAATGATGAAATTAAAGAAATAGTTGAAGAAATAAAAATTATTTTAAGAATGAAAGAGCCATACTCTAAAATACCAACTATTCCACTATTGATAGAAAAATATAATAATAAAATTTTATCATTATTAGAAGAAGAAAGTATTCCTGTTCTTGGATTTATTCAAACATGTAAAAAAGAAGTTATAGAGACTTTAGAAAACTATAATCTTAAGAATAAGTTCTTTAATGGAATAAATGAAGAATTTAATAACTTAACAACTAGAACTGAAAAGGCTAATAGTTTTGCAGTGCTTTCATCAATGTCAGACCTTTCAGAGAAGTTAAAATTAAAGTGGATTAAAGAAATAGTAGCAGAAGATGAAAGACAAAGGAGATTAAAGGCTAAAGAAATTGAGTTGGCAAATAATATTAAAGATCCTTCTGGAGCAATAGAAGGAAATGATACAGGTTATGTTGCAGAGCCAGTTAAATCTGAACCTGAAGTAGTAATAAAAACTAAAACTTTAAGTATGAGAGAATTGGTTAGAGGACAGAAAGTTATTAAAAATACTACTGATATAGATGAAGTTGTTGAGGCATTAAGAAAGAAATTAGAAGAAGAGTTAGAGCAAGATACAATTATAAGTTTAATTTAA